A section of the Acanthochromis polyacanthus isolate Apoly-LR-REF ecotype Palm Island chromosome 1, KAUST_Apoly_ChrSc, whole genome shotgun sequence genome encodes:
- the LOC110967909 gene encoding mucin-2-like: MNPQRWMLVVCFSLASVFGTSESVTTAETQTYTCRTFGSGVVQPFNASAFYVHSNCPFILTRFTHNRVKCDVTVRRGGNGLLVQVEIIINKVRTVLQNGSILVEEKSVSLPYDHTYQHIFRYGLYTRLRSSLLPLSVTWHDVPGGIDSLRVDLEQELNTDMMGLCGKHGASVNKQQLISESMLSEDTCQMRDPISAINQECREFFSYTLDCLQARTPFYMQLCEENIYGYELNEHISCAFFKEIVLQCGNSSYAWNIWRYVTRCAEPTCPGDLVYVEQGAAFVPSCSSPNPRFSIQDMTSSCVCLKGEVLNDHLDGFQCVVESSCPCVFAGRSYLTRDIRSTKCQSCVCDGGRWLCSENFCPPRCLIEGQFVTTFDGKQYAVPGKCAYVALQDLDWTIKIEFSEKEASLKAVTLQLYQETFTFEHNKVKSGDEEITELHQSDQVLVFWQSSMYVQVHTSFGLKIQVQVSPEVQLYITSPRNHTGMMSGLCGNSNNDTTDDFTTSSGIIENSAQPFALSWSLGNCGVNIPSSCINTDNEIFADDKCSVLNNPAGIFATCHGHIPPDQYHTACVQRTCNCGGNLQQCLCVSLGSYAKACRSLGVELGDWRKSTNCTLKCQKNQEFFYDIRACNRTCRSLSGRDPRCGLEDAPVEGCGCPEGTHLNQGNTCTPKSECFCHHHGVATPPGPVVMDGRQCLCEDGQLHCSKDCGCRNGKVCVHCSEYLVNTAQKTCDSLSKPLGANTTCESGCYCPHDQYEDHHGNCVSRDNCTCVYSGKVFSAGQHVKTNCKTCFCGSGQWHCKDEPCPGTCQVYGNGHYQTFDSKWYRFDGHCQYTLVEDYCADGNGSFSLRVESVPCCDEALTCSRSIVLDLQGEVTLTLSDMRVTRRLGKGWTLQEDPLYTTHTVGLYIIISVPSRGLTLIWDKHTRITVELHADWRNKVCGLCGNFDSSEMNDLQISGSAVGSSPLAFGNSWKSATPPCSDVTTEIFPCERNSYCSAWAQRRCMILTGDTFKDCHLKVDPDPYYHACVQESCSCEFEGKFLGFCTAVAAYAEACSNQEVCINWRTPDLCPVYCDYYNEQHQCSWHYEACGKMLTCGKGNYFTHKLEGCYPRCPKEAPYYDENTGDCTTLRNCTCNFNDTAVQSGIMVIINSMECPCENGTITCPPTPPPPTTILTTVLTSTLKTTISETTLLSTTTPPLTTTTSVSTTTKNWPTTTTTAPTTASTMTTTTSTPTTTTTSATTTTAPTTTTSAVSTTTATPATTPETSLSTTSTPTTVTSTTTEAPTPSTMATTTSTTVSTSTTPETSATISTIVSTPSTTTTSTTMETLLTMSTSASTPTTTATATETSSIMPTTNSTPTTTTSSTAEIWSTIETSTSTPKATTTSTTPETSATTSTTVSTPTTTATTTETSSTMPTTNSTPTTAASSTAEIWSTIETSTSTPKTTTTSTTPETSATMSTTVSTPTTTATSTETSSTMPTTNSTPTTTASSTAEIWSTVVTATSTPKTTTTSTTSETSSTVSTSTTIPTATFSSATTDIWSTTPSINSTPKTTATTKTTDTSSTMPTSTSTLLTTITDISTTENWPTELSTISTPPVSPSTVTPVASTEANTTASTKLPTTSTTTGPSTTPSKTTAVSTQFTTVTDGTEYTTEQTTTAPTSEAPITYTVTTETFTTRKQIEPTATTLQSTTPFATNTTFVVTSGPTEVPTTKACIPTSTTTPPENYCTDRKRKQSWPPGCSWTEDCFHKICTSGKIEMTPVVCPETTIPTCPRGLATKVSDGCCETWTCDCRCEVYGDPHYITFQGLNYDFLDECTYTLVEEQSPRHHLTIVVDNFYCVPGLQGSCAKGITLTYNNNIATLRIIPLLFTVQATLNNETIQPPYEEHGLKFETTGYIVSVNLPEIRSFISLSPSYTLVINLAMEHFLNNTQGQCGVCGGPSCIRKDGRIEDDSCCDKTAYDWVYPDPKKPTCFSAPIDVLCSNVPTPSPPPTFCPPNPLCELLYHPVFENCSKYVDLSIKKKNCEFDSCSGSNSSCSSLEQTAEECKKAGFCIDWRRLTNGGCDVKCREGLVYRECSNKLDDFCHGGVRYEGASLKEKSSGCFCPRGLLRAGNHSDMCVSECPCCKGPIGEPKWRGDVWQSGCNLCTCNNRTCMEECYFKPPKPRCGQNDVLINTSCCGDQTCVEKLCKYNGKTYKVGDRWKDATHPCTSFSCSKEGVQTETKVCPRENCSEEDGIWDDQRCCFTCNQSCSPKVSSFSVTIENCTAVVQIPMCRGQCVSESRLVLHGDLQVQQEDRSCQENSSERRSVTLRCSDQTTRQHTYRHITGCECRASIIWR, from the exons ATGAACCCACAGCGATGGATGCTGGTTGTCTGCTTTTCACTGGCCTCAG TTTTTGGGACAAGTGAATCTGTGACAACGGCTGAAACTCAGACAT ACACTTGCAGGACATTTGGCAGCGGTGTCGTCCAGCCTTTCAACGCTTCAGCTTTCTATGTGCACTCAAACTGCCCGTTCATCCTCACCCGTTTCACCCACAACCGGGTTAAATGTGACGTCACCGTACGGCGAGGAGGCAACGGGCTGCTGGTCCAAGTCGAGATCATCATCAACAAAGTCAGGACTGTTCTGCAGAATGGAAGCATCCTGGTGGAGGAGAAAAG CGTTTCCCTCCCGTACGACCACACCTACCAGCACATTTTCCGCTACGGCCTCTACACCCGACTGAGGAGCTCGCTGCTTCCTCTATCTGTCACCTGGCACGATGTACCTGGAGGGATAGACTCTCTGAGG GTGGATCTGGAGCAGGAGCTGAACACTGACATGATGGGACTGTGTGGGAAACACGGCGCCTCAG TCAACAAGCAGCAGTTGATCTCAGAGAGCATGCTCAGTGAGGACACATGCCAAATGCGAGATCCCATCTCTGCCATTAATCAG GAATGCAGAGAGTTCTTCTCCTACACGTTGGACTGTCTGCAAGCCAGAACGCCTTTTTACATGCAGCTCTGTGAGGAGAACATCTACGGCTACGAACTGAATGAACACATCAGCTGCGCTTTCTTCAAAGAAATTGTCCTGCAGTGCGGAAACAGCAGCTACGCCTGGAACATTTGGAGATACGTCACCAGATGTG CTGAACCAACTTGTCCTGGAGATCTGGTTTACGTGGAACAAGGTGCCGCCTTCGTTCCCAGCTGCTCCAGCCCAAACCCCAGATTCTCCATCCAGGACATGACCAGCTCCTGTGTTTGCCTAAAGG GTGAGGTGCTTAATGATCACTTGGATGGTTTCCAGTGTGTGGTTGAATCCAGCTGTCCCTGTGTGTTCGCTGGCAGGAGCTACTTAACCAGAGATATACGTAGCACCAAGTGTCAGTCATG TGTGTGTGATGGTGGAAGGTGGCTTTGCTCTGAAAACTTCTGTCCACCCAGATGTCTCATTGAAGGACAGTTTGTGACGACGTTTGATGGAAAACAATATGCAGTTCCTGGTAAATGTGCATACGTGGCCTTGCAG GACCTCGACTGGACAATTAAAATCGAGTTTTCGGAAAAGGAAGCATCTCTGAAAGCAGTTACTCTGCAGCTCTATCAG GAAACGTTTACATTTGAACACAACAAGGTTAAAAGTGGAGACGAGGAGATTACTGAGCTCCATCAGTCTG ATCAAGTCCTGGTTTTCTGGCAGTCCTCTATGTACGTTCAAGTCCACACATCTTTTGGTCTGAAGATCcaagtccaggtgtctcctgaaGTCCAGCTTTACATTACATCACCTAGAAACCACACCGGCATGATGTCAG GTCTTTGTGGCAACAGCAACAATGACACCACAGATGACTTCACCACCAGCAGCGGGATCATCGAGAACTCGGCTCAACCGTTTGCTCTGTCCTGGAGTCTGGGCAACTGTGGAGTGAACATCCCCAGCAGCTGCATCAACACCGACAATG aaatCTTTGCTGATGACAAGTGCTCAGTGTTGAACAACCCAGCTGGGATTTTTGCCACGTGTCACGGCCACATCCCTCCTGATCAATACCACACA GCTTGCGTCCAAAGAACCTGCAACTGTGGCGGCAACCTgcagcagtgtttgtgtgtttctttgggAAGTTATGCCAAAGCCTGCAGGAGTCTCGGCGTTGAACTTGGTGACTGGAGGAAATCTACCAACTGCA CTCTGAAATGCCAAAAAAACCAAGAGTTCTTCTACGACATCCGGGCCTGTAACCGTACATGCCGCTCCCTGTCCGGCCGGGATCCTCGCTGTGGCCTTGAAGATGCTCCTGTAGAGGGATGTGGTTGCCCTGAAGGAACTCACCTGAACCAAGGAAACACCTGCACCCCGAAGTCAGAGTGTTTCTGTCACCACCACGGCGTTGCAACGCCACCAGGGCCTGTTGTTATGGACGGACGACAGTG CCTCTGTGAGGACGGACAACTGCACTGTTCCAAGGACTGTG GTTGTAGAAATGGGAAGGTTTGCGTTCACTGCTCAGAGTATCTGGTTAACACGGCTCAGAAAACCTGTGACAGCCTCAGTAAACCACTG GGTGCCAATACGACCTGTGAGAGCGGCTGTTACTGCCCACATGACCAATACGAGGATCACCATGGAAACTGCGTTTCCAGGGACAACTGCACCTGTGTGTACAGTGGAAAAGTGTTCAGCGCAGGACAGCACGTGAAAACCAACTGTAAAACATG CTTCTGTGGTTCTGGCCAGTGGCACTGTAAGGACGAACCGTGTCCCGGGACATGTCAGGTTTATGGAAACGGACATTACCAGACCTTTGACTCGAAATGGTATCGCTTTGATGGACACTGTCAGTACACACTTGTAGAG GACTACTGTGCGGATGGAAATGGCAGCTTCTCTCTCAGAGTGGAGAGCGTCCCATGCTGCGATGAGGCGTTGACCTGCTCTCGTTCCATCGTCCTGGATCTCCAG GGCGAAGTCACCCTGACACTGAGCGACATGAGGGTGACCAGGCGCCTCGGAAAAGGCTGGACTCTGCAGGAGGATCCACTTTACACCACACACACTGTGGGACTCTATATCATAATCTCAGTGCCAAGCAGAGGTTTAACTCTCATATGGGACAAACACACTCGGATCACCGTAGAGCTTCACGCAGACTGGAGG AACAAAGTGTGTGGCCTCTGTGGGAATTTTGACTCCAGTGAGATGAATGACCTGCAGATAAGTGGCTCAGCAG TCGGGTCCAGTCCTCTGGCTTTTGGTAACAGCTGGAAATCCGCCACACCTCCTTGTTCCGATGTGACCACTGAGATATTTCCATGTGAACGAAACTCCTACTGCTCAGCCTGGGCCCAGCGGCGCTGCATGATCCTTACAGGAGACACCTTCAAAGACTGTCACTTAAAG GTGGATCCAGATCCCTACTACCATGCATGTGTGCAGGAGTCCTGCTCCTGTGAGTTTGAAGGGAAGTTTCTGGGTTTCTGCACAGCCGTGGCAGCTTATGCAGAGGCCTGCAGCAACCAAGAAGTCTGTATAAACTGGAGGACGCCTGATTTGTGTC CGGTCTACTGTGACTACTACAATGAGCAGCACCAGTGTAGCTGGCACTATGAAGCCTGTGGTAAGATGCTGACCTGTGGAAAAGGCAACTACTTCACTCACAAACTGGAAG GCTGCTACCCCAGATGTCCAAAGGAGGCGCCGTACTATGATGAAAATACTGGTGATTGCACCACATTGAGGAACTGCACTTGTAATTTCAATGACACTGCAGTTCAGTCTGGAATAATGGTGATAATAAACTCTATGGAGTG CCCCTGTGAAAATGGAACAATTACCTGCC CACCTACACCACCTCCACCGACAACTATACTGACCACCGTCCTTACAAGTACTCTGAAAACAACTATCAGTGAAACCACTCTGCTTTCCACTACCACTCCACCATTAACTACCACCACCAGTGTCTCAACTACAACTAAAAACTGGCCAACTACTACCACCACTGCACCAACAACTGCTTCAACAATGACCACCACAACCTCTACACCAACAACTACAACTACTTCAGCTACCACCACCACTGCACCAACGACAACTACATCAGCAGTATCAACCACCACTGCAACACCAGCAACTACACCTGAAACATCGCTTTCCACCACCTCTACACCAACAACAGTTACCTCAACTACCACTGAAGCACCAACACCATCAACAATGGCCACCACCACCTCAACTACTGTGAGTACTTCAACTACCCCTGAAACATCGGCAACAATTTCCACCATCGTCTCGACACCATCAACTACAACTACTTCAACTACCATGGAGACTTTGCTAACTATGTCAACCTCCGCTTCGACACCAACAACTACTGCAACCGCCACTGAAACATCGTCAATAATGCCCACCACCAACTCTACACCAACTACAACTACTTCATCTACTGCTGAAATATGGTCAACAATTGAAACCTCCACTTCTACACCAAAGGCTACAACTACTTCAACCACCCCTGAAACATCAGCAACAACATCCACCACCGTCTCTACACCAACAACTACTGCAACCACCACTGAAACATCGTCAACAATGCCCACCACCAACTCTACACCAACTACAGCTGCTTCATCTACTGCTGAAATATGGTCAACAATTGAAACCTCCACTTCTACACCAAAGACTACAACTACTTCAACCACCCCTGAAACATCAGCAACAATGTCCACCACCGTCTCTACACCAACAACTACTGCAACCAGCACTGAAACATCGTCAACAATGCCCACCACCAACTCTACACCAACTACAACTGCTTCATCTACTGCTGAAATATGGTCAACAGTAGTAACCGCCACTTCTACACCAAAGACTACAACTACTTCAACCACCAGTGAAACATCATCAACCGTGTCCACCTCCACAACTATACCAACAGCTACATTTTCTTCAGCTACCACTGATATATGGTCAACAACGCCCTCCATCAACTCTACTCCAAAAACAACAGCCACTACAAAGACCACCGACACATCATCAACAATGCCAACCTCCACCTCTACACTATTGACAACAATAACCGATATCTCTACCACTGAAAATTGGCCAACTGAGCTTTCCACCATCAGCACTCCACCAGTAAGTCCTTCAACTGTAACCCCAGTAGCCTCTACTGAAGCTAACACAACAGCCTCTACCAAGTTACCCACTACGTCAACCACAACTGGACCGAGCACCACTCCTTCAAAAACAACTGCTGTCTCAACACAATTTACAACAGTAACAGATGGCACTGAATACACCACAGAGCAGACAACCACAGCACCTACAAGTGAAGCTCCTATCACTTACACAGTTACAACAGAAACCTTCACCACCAGAAAACAGATAGAGCCAACAGCAACAACACTTCAATCAACAACCCCCTTTGCAACCAATACTACATTTGTCGTAACATCAGGTCCAACTGAAGTTCCTACCACAAAAGCTTGCATACCTACCTCAACTACCACACCACCAGAGAATTACTGTACAGACCGGAAGAGGAAACAAAGCTGGCCTCCTGGTTGCTCGTGGACAGAAGACTGCTTCCATAAGATCTGTACAAGTGGGAAGATAGAGATGACCCCAGTGGTTTGTCCAGAAACTACAATTCCCACCTGTCCTAGAGGTCTGGCAACGAAGGTGTCAGATGGATGCTGTGAAACATGGACGTGTGATT GCCGCTGTGAAGTGTACGGAGACCCCCACTATATCACTTTTCAAGGATTAAACTATGATTTCCTGGATGAATGCACCTACACCCTGGTGGAGGAACAGTCACCACGTCACCATCTAACCATTGTTGTGGACAACTTCTACTGTGTGCCGGGCCTCCAGGGCTCCTGTGCTAAAGGCATCACCCTGACATATAACAACAATATAGCTACACTCCGTATCATCCCACTTTTGTTTACAGTGCAG GCCACTCTGAACAATGAGACCATACAGCCACCCTATGAGGAGCATGGGTTGAAGTTTGAGACCACAGGGTATATAGTATCAGTTAATCTCCCAGAGATTCGCTCCTTCATCTCCCTCAGTCCATCGTATACGCTGGTGATCAATCTGGCCATGGAGCACTTCCTTAACAACACCCAGGGACAATGTG GCGTATGTGGCGGTCCATCATGTATCCGTAAAGATGGAAGAATTGAGGATGACAGCTGCTGTGATAAGACAGCCTATGATTGGGTGTATCCTGACCCTAAGAAGCCGACATGTTTTTCTGCACCAATAGATGTACTCTGCTCTAATGTACCAACACCCTCACCGCCTCCAACTTTTTGCCCTCCGAACCCACTATGTGAACTGCTATACCACCC AGTCTTTGAGAATTGCAGCAAGTATGTGGATCTAAGCATTAAAAAGAAGAACTGTGAGTTTGATTCATGCAGTGGTTCAAattcctcctgctcctctttgGAACAAACTGCTGAGGAATGTAAAAAGGCTGGTTTCTGTATTGATTGGAGAAGACTGACTAATGGAGGCTGTG ATGTGAAGTGCAGAGAGGGATTGGTTTACAGAGAATGTAGCAACAAGCTGGATGACTTCTGCCATGGAGG AGTGCGTTATGAAGGGGCTTCCCTTAAAGAGAAAAGCTCAGGTTGTTTCTGTCCCAGAGGTCTGCTCAGGGCTGGAAATCACTCAGacatgtgtgtttctgagtgtccct GTTGCAAAGGACCAATTGGAGAACCCAAGTgg CGTGGAGACGTCTGGCAGTCTGGTTGCAACCTGTGTACATGCAACAACCGGACTTGCATGGAGGAGTGTTATTTCAAACCTCCTAAACCTCGCTGTGGCCAAAATGATGTTTTGATAAACACCAGCTGCTGTGGCGACCAGACTTGTG TTGAGAAGCTCTGCAAGTACAATGGAAAGACTTACAAG GTGGGAGACAGATGGAAAGATGCCACTCATCCCTGCACATCATTCAGCTGCAGCAAAGAAGGAGTTCAGACGGAGACTAAAGTC